Proteins encoded in a region of the Brevefilum fermentans genome:
- a CDS encoding N-acetylglucosamine-6-phosphate deacetylase, which yields MKIVINNIEQQNNYNNQVDIDWLDSGLIPHADSIIYLCPGWVDLQVNGFGGVNLSSENLKADQVVFVSHQLIKNGVTRWCPTIISSSFDRTKLSIEEIVKATHIDNQTKKGVIGLHLEGPYISPKEGFRGAHSEKFIRAPNWDEFVAWQDAAEGLIRMITLDPSAKGSLEFIERVVEQGVIVSIGHSEASPECIKSAIAAGAKFSTHLGNGIPAQIHRHKNQIWTLLADEKIIAGVIFDGFHLPLDVMRVFYKVKGQDKLVLTSDSTEFANMPPGIYDTTIGEKVQLHENGKLTIFGSDDYLAGSSFSLKQCIETSVRLLEKPIEEIAKLAYLTPANLMGVNLEKSHILFLWDPRKYHIEILAVFENRNIIYKNPAINLKLTKGPK from the coding sequence ATGAAGATTGTTATTAATAATATTGAACAACAAAATAATTACAACAATCAAGTTGATATTGATTGGCTGGATTCTGGATTAATTCCACATGCTGATAGTATCATCTATTTATGTCCCGGATGGGTTGATTTACAGGTGAATGGGTTTGGTGGCGTTAACTTATCATCAGAAAATCTTAAGGCCGATCAAGTTGTGTTTGTTTCACACCAGCTAATAAAAAATGGTGTCACTCGTTGGTGCCCTACCATTATATCCAGCTCTTTTGACCGAACTAAACTCAGTATCGAAGAAATTGTCAAAGCCACACATATAGATAACCAAACCAAAAAAGGGGTCATAGGTTTACATTTAGAGGGCCCGTACATTTCTCCAAAAGAAGGTTTTAGAGGTGCGCATTCTGAAAAGTTTATTCGCGCCCCTAATTGGGATGAATTCGTCGCCTGGCAAGATGCTGCGGAAGGGTTAATCCGGATGATCACACTGGATCCTTCAGCAAAGGGCAGTTTAGAATTTATTGAGCGCGTCGTTGAACAAGGCGTTATTGTAAGTATTGGCCATTCTGAAGCATCCCCAGAATGTATTAAATCTGCCATTGCAGCAGGGGCAAAATTTTCAACACATTTAGGGAATGGGATTCCAGCGCAAATTCACCGACACAAAAACCAGATATGGACCCTCTTAGCAGATGAGAAAATAATTGCCGGTGTAATCTTTGATGGCTTTCATCTCCCTTTAGATGTTATGCGCGTTTTTTACAAGGTAAAAGGACAGGATAAACTGGTTTTAACCAGCGATTCAACTGAGTTTGCCAATATGCCACCGGGTATATATGACACAACAATTGGAGAAAAAGTTCAATTACATGAAAATGGAAAACTGACAATTTTTGGCTCCGATGATTACCTGGCGGGTTCTTCATTTTCACTTAAACAGTGTATAGAAACATCTGTCCGCTTATTGGAGAAGCCTATTGAAGAAATTGCGAAACTTGCCTATTTAACACCCGCAAACTTGATGGGCGTGAACCTCGAAAAATCGCATATTTTGTTTTTATGGGATCCCAGAAAATATCATATTGAAATATTAGCCGTCTTCGAAAACCGGAATATTATTTACAAAAATCCTGCTATCAATCTTAAACTAACGAAAGGACCAAAATGA
- a CDS encoding glucosamine-6-phosphate deaminase has protein sequence MSKDINPKNQTYQFGSNTAMVYETIEEMGQAAAQYFVVKIKEVLKQKDTANIVLATGNSMLTFLKALRREVDIDWSRINIFHLDEYLGMADTHPASFRRYLHENIVDHVKPLTFHEIAGDAWDVTKECVRYESLLKENEIDICCLGIGENGHIAFNDPPVADFYDPFWVKVVALDEACRLQQVGEGHFASLDDTPSHAITMTISALFTAKNTLAIVPEKRKAEAVKMALTGSVDTSCPASILQRIPQVKMFLDVDSAAKLINQ, from the coding sequence ATGAGTAAGGACATCAATCCGAAAAATCAGACCTATCAATTTGGCAGCAACACGGCGATGGTTTATGAAACTATCGAAGAAATGGGCCAGGCTGCCGCACAGTATTTTGTTGTAAAAATTAAAGAAGTTCTAAAGCAAAAGGATACTGCCAATATTGTCCTAGCGACTGGGAATTCAATGTTAACCTTTCTAAAGGCGTTGAGACGAGAAGTCGATATTGATTGGAGTCGGATAAACATTTTTCATTTGGATGAATACCTTGGTATGGCAGACACACATCCCGCGAGTTTTAGGCGTTATTTACATGAAAATATTGTTGATCATGTCAAGCCGCTTACATTTCATGAAATTGCTGGAGATGCATGGGATGTTACCAAAGAGTGCGTAAGATATGAGTCTCTATTAAAAGAAAATGAGATCGATATTTGTTGTCTTGGTATTGGCGAGAACGGACATATTGCATTCAATGATCCACCAGTTGCAGATTTTTATGATCCATTTTGGGTAAAAGTGGTTGCACTTGATGAAGCATGTCGATTACAACAAGTCGGCGAAGGCCATTTTGCATCGCTTGATGATACGCCTTCGCATGCAATCACGATGACAATTTCCGCCTTGTTTACTGCCAAAAATACATTGGCAATTGTTCCTGAAAAGCGCAAAGCGGAGGCGGTAAAAATGGCATTAACAGGAAGTGTCGACACAAGCTGCCCGGCGTCTATTCTTCAAAGAATACCGCAGGTTAAGATGTTCTTAGACGTGGATTCTGCAGCAAAATTAATAAATCAATAA
- a CDS encoding DegT/DnrJ/EryC1/StrS family aminotransferase, with protein sequence MKIREIPFLAMGGEYGQDDLEAVINVVTQAIGPKGNFFPLPEENDFQDAIAEHEGAEKAIVVNSCGTALDCCMMALDIKPGDEVITTPLTFVCTAGTAVAQGARIVFADIDPVTMNLSPEAVRARITEKTKAIIPVHFTGLVCDLDGFDKITEETGIPVIYDAAHAIGAKSNGQPIGGRGLASCYSFQSNKNMTCLGEGGAITTNDLDFAEKVRQLKTFGYVYGGPSLRVVDIGFNYRMTKVQCAVGLTQLAKLGQLIVKRQNLMLALSEALHDTHEIILPYGHGPGHASHIYVIRLNTDEVRFTTPEFVSHLKNTYKVFTGKHYPAVWTWEAFQKLGYTSEGCPIAEKACEQVVTLPVFASTTMDDIEYIAWAVKATIQDLQ encoded by the coding sequence ATGAAAATCAGAGAAATTCCGTTTCTAGCAATGGGTGGAGAATATGGCCAGGATGATCTGGAGGCAGTCATCAACGTTGTTACACAGGCTATTGGGCCTAAGGGCAACTTCTTCCCTTTGCCAGAAGAAAACGACTTTCAGGACGCTATTGCTGAACACGAAGGTGCAGAGAAGGCAATTGTCGTGAATTCTTGTGGCACTGCCCTTGATTGTTGTATGATGGCACTTGATATCAAGCCGGGTGATGAGGTCATTACAACCCCTCTAACATTTGTATGTACAGCAGGAACAGCCGTTGCACAAGGCGCACGAATTGTTTTTGCTGATATTGACCCCGTGACCATGAATTTGAGCCCAGAAGCTGTTAGAGCTCGCATTACAGAGAAAACCAAAGCGATTATCCCGGTCCATTTCACAGGATTGGTTTGTGACCTGGATGGTTTTGATAAAATTACCGAGGAAACAGGTATACCCGTAATTTATGATGCTGCTCATGCAATTGGTGCAAAATCGAATGGTCAGCCGATTGGCGGCCGCGGGTTAGCATCCTGTTATAGCTTCCAAAGCAATAAAAATATGACTTGTTTGGGTGAGGGCGGCGCCATCACAACAAATGATCTCGATTTTGCTGAAAAAGTACGACAATTAAAGACTTTTGGATATGTCTATGGCGGACCGTCCCTCCGAGTTGTGGATATTGGCTTCAACTACCGGATGACAAAAGTTCAGTGTGCCGTTGGATTAACCCAACTCGCAAAATTGGGTCAATTAATTGTTAAGCGTCAAAACTTGATGCTGGCTTTGAGTGAGGCATTGCACGATACTCACGAGATAATTCTCCCTTATGGGCATGGGCCCGGACACGCCAGCCATATATATGTTATTCGATTGAATACTGATGAAGTCCGTTTTACCACTCCTGAATTTGTTTCGCACCTTAAAAACACCTATAAGGTTTTCACGGGTAAACATTATCCAGCTGTTTGGACTTGGGAGGCTTTTCAGAAACTTGGTTATACCAGTGAAGGCTGTCCGATTGCAGAAAAGGCCTGTGAACAGGTTGTCACATTGCCGGTATTCGCGAGTACCACAATGGATGATATTGAGTACATTGCCTGGGCAGTGAAAGCAACGATACAAGATTTACAATGA
- a CDS encoding Gfo/Idh/MocA family protein — translation MKDIKWLLVGAGDIAQKRVGAALRDAKHSKLVAVCDINEERVRSLVNEFSVEQSFTSLEEALEKSNCNAVYIATPVHLHVPQALLALDAGFPVLVEKPISLSVEEGKTLITKAKSSGITAATSYYRRLFPAYQYTKQMLENQEFGQVVLVRMIYDSWFSPEPTDPKYWRVIKGKSGSGPISDMGSHMLDVMIGLLGMPEKVSVLCDHLVHDWEVEDTSSILMMMPNGAQVYASFNWSSKTWRHEFELVGRESRLVWYPYDSGALKKTVGREITDLSLPPASNVHLPLVQDFVDALLNGETPVCPLSEGIKVNILMDSVQKAALEGVEVVIPEVEF, via the coding sequence ATGAAAGACATCAAATGGCTTTTAGTGGGTGCTGGTGATATCGCACAAAAGCGAGTGGGAGCCGCCTTGCGAGATGCCAAGCATTCAAAACTTGTTGCAGTATGTGATATCAATGAAGAAAGGGTTCGCTCACTTGTTAACGAATTTTCTGTTGAGCAATCTTTTACCTCACTTGAGGAGGCGTTGGAAAAATCCAATTGTAATGCGGTATACATCGCCACGCCAGTCCATTTACATGTGCCCCAGGCGCTTTTAGCACTTGATGCGGGATTTCCAGTGCTTGTTGAAAAACCCATCAGTCTTTCGGTTGAAGAGGGTAAAACCCTGATCACGAAAGCGAAATCATCTGGAATTACAGCTGCAACCTCGTATTACCGCCGGTTATTTCCCGCTTATCAATACACAAAGCAAATGCTAGAAAATCAAGAATTTGGTCAGGTGGTTTTGGTCAGAATGATTTATGATTCTTGGTTTTCGCCTGAGCCAACTGATCCTAAATATTGGCGAGTGATCAAGGGCAAATCAGGCAGTGGCCCGATCAGTGACATGGGGTCTCATATGCTCGATGTGATGATCGGGCTACTTGGAATGCCAGAAAAGGTGTCCGTATTGTGTGACCACCTTGTCCATGATTGGGAAGTGGAAGATACTTCCTCAATTTTGATGATGATGCCAAACGGCGCTCAGGTTTATGCTTCATTCAATTGGTCTTCAAAGACCTGGCGTCATGAATTTGAATTGGTGGGGAGAGAATCTCGCCTGGTTTGGTACCCATATGATTCTGGCGCATTGAAGAAAACTGTGGGCAGGGAAATCACTGATCTTTCTTTGCCGCCAGCAAGCAATGTCCATCTACCGCTTGTTCAAGATTTTGTGGATGCCTTGCTAAATGGAGAAACACCTGTCTGCCCGTTGAGTGAGGGCATTAAAGTGAACATTTTAATGGATTCTGTCCAAAAAGCAGCCCTTGAGGGTGTTGAAGTCGTTATCCCAGAGGTTGAATTTTAG
- a CDS encoding polysaccharide deacetylase family protein: MYKMFFNYSIDCELPPDGVFGGPVSWQAAEESTRGFVELMDNLGLVAGASLFVYPDVAIKQKQLFREMAENGVEIGLHLHTMRYSKMKNPNWLGALSFDEQLEALKMAKSDLEDVIGQPCLGFRACYASANDLTFCAVASAGFKWTSTSANGSYKPEIYACWAGGWPFPYFPSSKNKLVPGEMDIYEMPITHGLTLFFNNDKNRPLDMRAETPLDVSGPFFVKWRILIEENLFEMEKRNQPVRAVIGASHNTNPYGKVGSLERNNVVRVCQLTQEISERKRYAFTPASFDQIYVEAKKLDAF, encoded by the coding sequence ATGTATAAGATGTTTTTTAATTACTCCATTGATTGCGAGCTGCCTCCCGATGGTGTTTTTGGTGGGCCTGTTTCGTGGCAAGCTGCAGAAGAATCAACCCGTGGATTTGTGGAATTGATGGACAATCTTGGGTTGGTTGCAGGCGCCTCACTTTTTGTTTACCCTGATGTTGCGATAAAGCAAAAACAGCTGTTTAGAGAAATGGCGGAAAATGGGGTTGAGATTGGTTTGCACCTTCACACAATGCGTTACTCAAAAATGAAAAACCCCAACTGGTTGGGTGCGCTCAGTTTTGATGAACAATTAGAGGCCTTGAAAATGGCAAAGTCTGATCTGGAAGACGTGATTGGGCAGCCTTGTTTAGGTTTTCGTGCCTGTTATGCTAGTGCCAATGACCTAACTTTTTGCGCAGTTGCCAGTGCAGGTTTCAAGTGGACGAGCACCTCGGCTAACGGAAGTTATAAACCGGAAATTTATGCCTGTTGGGCTGGGGGCTGGCCTTTCCCATATTTTCCATCCTCAAAAAACAAGCTGGTACCAGGAGAGATGGATATTTATGAAATGCCTATTACTCATGGACTGACATTATTCTTTAATAATGATAAAAACCGTCCATTAGACATGCGCGCTGAAACGCCATTAGATGTAAGCGGTCCTTTTTTCGTGAAATGGCGAATATTGATCGAAGAAAATCTCTTTGAAATGGAAAAACGTAATCAGCCTGTCAGAGCAGTGATTGGCGCAAGTCATAACACCAACCCGTATGGCAAGGTTGGCAGTTTAGAACGAAATAATGTAGTAAGAGTGTGCCAGCTTACACAGGAGATCAGCGAGCGAAAACGTTACGCATTCACCCCGGCTTCTTTTGATCAAATATATGTTGAAGCAAAAAAGCTGGATGCTTTCTAA
- a CDS encoding aminoglycoside N(3)-acetyltransferase: MQLKKTDLVQGLKRLGVKPGMLLCVHCSLTAFGKVAGGAVSVIEALMEVVGTEGTLMMPTHPARDGQTFNPQTTPSAMGIVSEVFRQMPGVIRSRHPYHPVAAWGKAAEILLADHEKSPVPDGMETPYGRLAKLSGYVLMIGCDLDTMTLLHHVEADLNLPYLRKLDMTFINEDGVQQVLSMKNVPGGHRGGVLKFETLFKNNGIMSIDHIGNAVCRLIPAAGAVDLMKRYLSDDPAFVLDDNPYCEDCLRFRGLINAERLNKERFRLHVRLPYYAGMDLKRFMQLTQSIGATGVEVDYKKTFTHHEIDKILNTADEYRLDIPILRVGPLSQLSWSSIFNAAKAFNTGMIHCTIPSRLEMCESELKSFLKTMKDNASNGGVKLMVSNRHNSFLDQPSLVTSRLDLNEFDISYNPLEALRSGIKPFYDGVYSGSLRRRISHIDICDGDIAKTKNFSLGLGKCEIREILSNLRSRIFAGVYCLWPIPLLDIEGVHEVGRQFWQLMDMI, encoded by the coding sequence TTGCAGCTTAAAAAAACAGACCTTGTCCAGGGATTAAAAAGATTAGGTGTTAAACCTGGAATGCTTTTATGTGTACATTGTTCATTAACTGCATTTGGAAAAGTGGCTGGAGGTGCGGTTAGTGTCATTGAAGCATTGATGGAAGTGGTGGGTACAGAAGGCACCTTGATGATGCCAACACACCCAGCCAGGGATGGTCAGACATTTAATCCACAAACGACGCCTTCAGCGATGGGCATAGTTAGCGAAGTTTTTAGACAAATGCCAGGTGTGATACGCAGCCGGCATCCTTATCATCCTGTGGCAGCTTGGGGAAAGGCTGCAGAAATATTACTTGCAGACCATGAAAAAAGCCCTGTTCCCGATGGCATGGAAACACCCTATGGGCGTTTAGCCAAATTAAGTGGGTATGTCCTGATGATAGGATGCGACCTGGATACAATGACCTTGTTGCATCACGTCGAAGCTGATCTAAACTTGCCTTATTTACGAAAACTTGATATGACTTTCATAAATGAGGATGGTGTTCAACAAGTTTTATCAATGAAAAATGTGCCAGGTGGACACCGTGGTGGTGTTTTAAAATTTGAGACCCTCTTTAAAAACAATGGCATTATGAGTATTGATCACATTGGAAATGCGGTCTGCCGTCTTATACCTGCAGCAGGTGCAGTTGATCTGATGAAGCGTTATTTATCAGATGATCCTGCATTTGTATTGGATGATAACCCCTACTGTGAAGATTGTTTGCGTTTCAGAGGTCTGATCAATGCTGAACGGCTGAACAAAGAGCGATTTAGGTTGCATGTTCGCTTGCCCTATTACGCAGGCATGGATTTAAAGCGCTTTATGCAATTAACCCAAAGTATTGGGGCTACAGGGGTCGAGGTTGATTATAAGAAAACTTTTACTCATCATGAAATTGATAAAATTCTCAACACAGCGGATGAATATCGGCTTGATATCCCGATATTACGAGTTGGCCCTTTATCACAATTGAGCTGGTCTTCAATTTTTAATGCTGCCAAAGCATTCAATACAGGTATGATTCATTGCACGATACCTTCTCGATTGGAAATGTGCGAAAGCGAACTTAAAAGTTTTTTGAAAACAATGAAGGACAATGCTTCTAACGGGGGCGTAAAATTAATGGTGAGTAACCGACACAACAGCTTTCTGGATCAGCCATCACTCGTCACCAGTCGCCTTGATTTAAATGAGTTTGATATCAGTTATAATCCATTAGAGGCTTTGCGAAGCGGCATCAAACCGTTCTATGATGGGGTTTATTCCGGCAGTTTGAGAAGAAGAATCAGCCATATTGATATCTGCGATGGTGATATTGCAAAGACGAAGAACTTCTCTTTGGGTCTGGGTAAATGTGAGATCCGTGAAATACTCTCGAACCTGCGCAGTCGAATATTTGCTGGGGTGTATTGCCTTTGGCCGATCCCTCTTCTCGATATCGAGGGAGTGCATGAGGTTGGCAGGCAATTCTGGCAGTTAATGGATATGATCTAA
- a CDS encoding nitroreductase family protein codes for MDLLTLVKKSRSYRRFNENHQIDRKLLFELVELAQYSPTGSNLQPLKFWLSNSPEMNNQIFPQLAWAGALETWDGPEEGERPSAYIIILNDNEIRKSPGIDHGIAAQSIMLGAAEKGLGGCMVGSIKREALQKILNIPEQYEILLVLALGKPTEKVVTEPIGEDGDIRYYRDDDDVHHVPKRSLKELIINEV; via the coding sequence ATGGATTTACTAACACTTGTCAAGAAAAGCCGAAGTTATCGCCGGTTTAACGAAAACCATCAAATCGATCGAAAGTTACTATTTGAATTGGTTGAGTTAGCTCAATATTCACCAACAGGATCTAACTTACAGCCCTTAAAGTTTTGGCTCAGTAATTCCCCTGAAATGAACAACCAGATTTTTCCGCAATTGGCTTGGGCAGGCGCATTGGAAACCTGGGATGGACCTGAAGAAGGAGAGCGCCCCAGCGCGTATATCATCATCCTGAATGATAATGAAATTCGGAAAAGTCCAGGCATCGATCATGGCATTGCCGCACAAAGTATCATGCTGGGTGCTGCAGAAAAAGGCCTTGGGGGGTGTATGGTTGGCTCAATTAAACGAGAAGCATTACAGAAAATACTAAACATACCTGAACAATATGAAATTCTACTTGTCCTTGCTTTAGGAAAGCCGACTGAAAAGGTTGTCACAGAACCCATTGGAGAAGACGGTGATATACGCTATTACCGTGACGATGACGATGTTCACCATGTTCCCAAGCGTAGTCTGAAAGAGCTCATCATCAATGAGGTTTAG
- a CDS encoding amidohydrolase family protein: MITDCHTHFGIPWVDRDGDNPENWLKIPEMYGVKKFYLYGHYNIYREKSVQADNDRLARITKKYPETFTPVASVWPQAEQDSVTEVLRCIEELNFKLLKFHPWIQGFSLAHPTMKKICDIAGQYKVPIIFHDGTPCYSLPEQIAGLARQFPKTTFILGHGGILWAWRSALEAMRQPNIWTMLCGSTMLAFEMFCEKTDTDRLLWGSDYGFSLIDSVGYRLHELTEARIPVPIIEKILTVNPTRLLEMSY, translated from the coding sequence ATGATCACGGATTGTCACACACACTTTGGTATACCCTGGGTTGATCGAGATGGAGATAATCCTGAAAACTGGTTAAAGATCCCAGAAATGTACGGCGTTAAAAAATTCTATTTATATGGGCACTACAATATCTACCGTGAAAAATCAGTGCAAGCTGATAATGACAGACTGGCGCGCATAACAAAGAAATATCCTGAAACGTTTACACCCGTGGCAAGTGTATGGCCTCAAGCCGAACAGGATTCTGTAACTGAAGTTCTCCGTTGCATCGAAGAACTTAATTTCAAATTGCTGAAATTCCATCCCTGGATCCAGGGGTTTTCTCTCGCGCATCCCACAATGAAAAAAATATGTGACATTGCTGGTCAATACAAGGTTCCTATAATTTTCCATGATGGCACACCGTGCTATTCGTTGCCTGAACAAATTGCCGGCTTAGCACGGCAGTTTCCAAAGACTACATTTATCCTCGGTCATGGCGGAATATTATGGGCATGGCGAAGCGCATTGGAAGCCATGAGGCAACCTAATATCTGGACAATGCTTTGCGGTTCAACCATGCTTGCATTCGAAATGTTTTGTGAAAAAACAGACACAGACCGCCTCCTTTGGGGCAGCGATTATGGTTTTAGCCTGATTGATTCTGTAGGCTATCGCCTTCACGAATTAACAGAAGCAAGGATACCTGTACCAATTATTGAAAAAATATTGACCGTAAATCCCACGCGACTATTAGAAATGAGCTATTAA
- a CDS encoding amidohydrolase family protein, with translation MRIDALCTIGKDREYDLDEKTLLKEMDNCQVEKAIITAVDRYYAVKNDEGNNAIFEIAARYPDRLLPACTANPWMGDDAINEILRCIDLHARMVIFHPFLQGFLANEELIFPLLEQIQPFHVPVYFHTGLPGNSTPWQIVDLAERFPEIDFLMGHCGSTDFWNDVDDAALAAPNIYLETSLARPFSIPGRIKVIGKERVIMGSYAPVNNFTFEWNEMDNVLSADEAEFVMGGNMSRLLSRRQ, from the coding sequence ATGCGAATAGATGCATTATGTACTATAGGAAAAGACCGGGAATATGATTTAGACGAAAAAACCTTGCTCAAAGAAATGGACAATTGCCAGGTCGAAAAAGCGATCATCACTGCGGTAGATCGGTATTATGCAGTTAAGAACGACGAAGGGAATAACGCAATTTTTGAAATTGCTGCAAGATACCCTGATCGGCTTTTACCTGCCTGTACTGCTAATCCCTGGATGGGAGATGATGCAATAAATGAAATTCTTCGATGTATAGATTTGCATGCTCGAATGGTGATTTTCCATCCATTTTTACAAGGATTCCTGGCCAATGAGGAGTTAATTTTCCCGTTACTTGAACAGATTCAACCCTTTCACGTCCCTGTATATTTCCATACGGGTTTACCTGGGAATTCAACACCCTGGCAAATTGTGGACCTGGCAGAAAGATTTCCGGAAATTGATTTTTTAATGGGGCACTGTGGATCTACTGATTTCTGGAATGATGTTGACGACGCTGCTTTGGCAGCCCCGAATATTTATTTAGAAACGTCATTGGCAAGGCCCTTCAGCATACCCGGACGGATAAAGGTTATTGGTAAAGAGCGAGTAATCATGGGGTCTTATGCCCCGGTAAACAATTTCACGTTCGAATGGAATGAAATGGACAATGTATTAAGTGCTGATGAGGCTGAATTTGTCATGGGTGGAAATATGAGCCGATTGCTCTCAAGGAGGCAATAA
- a CDS encoding polysaccharide deacetylase family protein, which translates to MEKFHFNLQIDCESTEPNFNNPELGEKAIRGIGDILNREGFKATFAVIPTDIKIHHNIYTQLEAEGHEIGLHTHPSAQGYGHFLGTYGYDDQIKILDEGCKIFEDYMGYRPKHFTPGYASANDYTFPALEALGFTHGLVSMPTRNLPQCACVWGNSPMDAHYPHRYNRCLVGDVNFVDIPHTIDWESRMWGGAHPQDLRIELVDAKNHWYTISKNIIRQLHAGDSIPVKYIKAVTHNTFDYSDPKDFRHITLIGVLKALRDICESHNVEICYSTNRDIAEEYRKVAPLDRQDVVLDLDIRGRKF; encoded by the coding sequence ATGGAAAAATTTCATTTTAATTTGCAGATCGATTGCGAATCCACCGAACCAAATTTCAATAACCCAGAACTTGGTGAGAAAGCAATTCGTGGTATTGGCGATATCCTAAATCGAGAAGGATTTAAAGCTACATTTGCCGTCATCCCAACGGACATTAAAATTCATCACAATATCTACACACAACTTGAAGCAGAGGGACATGAAATTGGGTTACACACCCATCCCTCTGCTCAGGGGTATGGTCACTTCTTAGGGACCTATGGGTATGATGATCAAATAAAGATACTCGATGAGGGGTGCAAAATTTTTGAGGATTATATGGGTTACCGACCAAAGCATTTCACGCCTGGGTATGCTTCAGCCAATGACTATACTTTTCCCGCCCTGGAAGCATTAGGTTTTACTCACGGTTTGGTGTCGATGCCCACTCGAAACCTTCCCCAATGTGCCTGTGTGTGGGGAAATTCACCGATGGATGCACACTATCCCCACAGATATAATCGCTGTCTTGTTGGAGATGTGAACTTTGTCGATATCCCACATACGATTGATTGGGAATCCCGAATGTGGGGAGGGGCTCATCCACAAGACCTCAGAATTGAATTGGTCGATGCAAAAAACCACTGGTACACCATTTCTAAAAATATCATTCGCCAGCTCCACGCAGGTGACAGTATCCCTGTTAAATATATTAAAGCGGTCACGCATAATACATTTGACTATAGTGACCCAAAAGATTTTCGGCACATTACTTTGATTGGAGTTTTAAAAGCCTTACGTGATATTTGCGAATCCCATAACGTTGAGATTTGCTACTCCACCAATCGGGACATTGCTGAAGAATATCGCAAGGTAGCCCCCCTGGATAGGCAAGATGTGGTCTTGGATTTGGATATACGTGGCAGAAAATTTTAG
- a CDS encoding polysaccharide deacetylase family protein: protein MDIYYNYSIDCELPPDGVFGGPANWQVAEKSTRGFIDAMAKLGVLEGATLFVYPDVAKKQATLFRELADQHIEIALHLHGKRYSRISNNKWMGEMTYQEQKAAIQAAKADLEEVTQQPCLGYRACYASANDDTFPILEELGFTWSSTSASGSYKPAVYACWSGGWPFPYHPSRVNKLIPGHLSIYEIPLTRGLRTFFMDDPERPMDMRVETPIEIRGENFESFSQIIVENITEMEKRNQPIRVIIGASHNTNLYGDPLSLAFQNLEGATRLAKEKTLDAGHSFVPASFNTIKNRALEINAF from the coding sequence ATGGATATATATTACAACTACTCGATAGACTGTGAATTGCCTCCTGACGGTGTTTTTGGCGGCCCTGCAAACTGGCAGGTCGCGGAGAAATCTACCCGTGGTTTCATCGACGCGATGGCCAAGCTCGGTGTACTGGAGGGAGCTACATTATTTGTTTATCCAGATGTTGCAAAGAAACAAGCCACTCTTTTCAGAGAGCTGGCCGATCAGCATATTGAAATTGCACTCCATCTACACGGGAAGCGTTATTCAAGAATATCAAATAATAAATGGATGGGTGAGATGACCTACCAGGAGCAAAAGGCTGCCATACAAGCAGCAAAAGCCGATCTGGAGGAGGTTACTCAACAGCCCTGCCTGGGATACCGTGCCTGTTATGCAAGCGCAAATGACGACACCTTTCCAATACTGGAAGAATTAGGATTCACTTGGTCCAGTACCTCTGCCAGCGGGAGTTATAAACCAGCAGTTTACGCATGTTGGAGTGGGGGCTGGCCTTTTCCCTACCATCCGTCGCGGGTCAATAAGCTCATACCCGGTCATCTTTCAATCTATGAGATTCCATTAACCCGGGGCCTCAGAACTTTCTTTATGGATGATCCCGAAAGACCGATGGATATGCGCGTTGAGACACCGATAGAAATCAGGGGTGAAAACTTTGAAAGCTTTTCACAGATCATTGTCGAAAACATCACCGAAATGGAGAAAAGAAACCAACCCATTCGTGTCATCATTGGAGCCAGCCATAACACGAATTTATATGGCGATCCCTTAAGCCTGGCATTTCAAAACTTGGAAGGAGCTACTCGTTTAGCAAAAGAAAAAACTTTAGACGCAGGACATTCTTTTGTTCCCGCCAGTTTTAATACCATCAAAAACCGGGCCTTAGAAATTAATGCGTTTTAA